A genomic segment from Lignipirellula cremea encodes:
- a CDS encoding DUF1598 domain-containing protein: MAMLRYWLALGAILLGMTGGGLLLAADPLPGDMLGEHLAAGEFGPALALVNALPDPAARNAGLARVAAAQAAGGARSASLLTGARISDGSLRSLALNLTAASPLRSGRGGGAVADFDPLMELITSTISPDSWDEVGGPGSLDGFAGGVYADPAGVMRRLVTTDGGRSLLEVHREVAASLRGSPVVHETELRKISLPRLERELQLAEAAGREPSEEMQALAGIYKIQYVLVYPETGDLVIAGPAGPWMNDAEGRRVNIATGRPVLNLDDLVLTLRNAYKEDSAFGCSINPRRANLVAAQNYLAESAKTPLKPTDASREKWLKGLRDALELQDIVVYGIPAETRAARVIVEADYHMKLIGMGLQEGTPGVPSFLSMVTLGPDGNPPAMNVLRWWFTMNYDAVSATESRDGFEIFGQGVKCQSENEALTEAGERVHTGKADAPNAEFARNFTKHYPDLAVRYPIYAELQNIFDLALVAALIKGEDLAGRVHWEMAWLAPREETSNQFQLTLGRAVKEVETVANYRVIDRKHITAGASGGVTVRARGVFKQGFVKRDDSQNVIARRSESAPKSLTARAWWWD, encoded by the coding sequence ATGGCAATGCTGCGCTATTGGTTAGCGTTGGGTGCGATACTGCTGGGAATGACAGGCGGAGGGCTGCTGCTGGCGGCCGATCCATTGCCCGGCGACATGCTGGGCGAACACCTGGCCGCGGGCGAATTTGGCCCCGCGCTCGCACTGGTCAACGCACTTCCCGACCCGGCGGCCCGGAACGCGGGTCTGGCCCGAGTAGCCGCGGCCCAGGCGGCAGGCGGCGCACGTTCCGCATCCTTGCTGACGGGCGCCCGCATTTCCGACGGTTCGCTGCGCAGCCTGGCCTTGAACTTAACTGCCGCGTCTCCTTTGCGCAGTGGTCGCGGCGGCGGCGCCGTGGCGGATTTTGATCCGCTGATGGAACTGATCACCTCGACCATCTCTCCCGATAGCTGGGACGAAGTGGGCGGCCCCGGTTCGCTTGATGGTTTTGCAGGCGGCGTGTACGCCGATCCCGCCGGCGTGATGCGACGCCTGGTCACGACCGATGGCGGCCGTTCGCTCCTGGAAGTGCATCGTGAAGTGGCCGCATCCTTGCGAGGTTCGCCGGTCGTTCATGAAACGGAACTCCGTAAAATCTCCCTGCCTCGCCTGGAACGCGAACTCCAGCTGGCTGAAGCCGCCGGTCGCGAACCGAGCGAGGAAATGCAGGCGCTCGCGGGCATCTATAAAATCCAGTATGTGCTGGTCTATCCCGAAACGGGCGACCTGGTCATTGCCGGTCCCGCCGGCCCCTGGATGAACGACGCCGAAGGCCGCCGCGTGAACATCGCCACCGGCCGTCCCGTGCTGAACCTCGATGACCTGGTTCTGACGCTGCGGAACGCCTACAAAGAAGATAGCGCCTTTGGCTGCTCGATCAATCCCCGCCGGGCCAACCTGGTCGCCGCGCAGAACTACCTCGCCGAATCGGCCAAAACGCCGCTCAAACCGACCGACGCCAGCCGGGAGAAATGGCTCAAAGGCCTCCGCGACGCGCTCGAACTGCAGGACATTGTCGTCTATGGCATTCCGGCCGAAACCCGCGCCGCCCGTGTGATTGTCGAAGCCGACTATCACATGAAGCTGATCGGCATGGGCCTGCAGGAAGGCACGCCGGGCGTCCCCAGTTTTCTGAGCATGGTTACGCTGGGCCCCGACGGCAATCCGCCCGCCATGAACGTGCTGCGCTGGTGGTTCACCATGAACTACGACGCTGTGAGTGCGACCGAGAGCCGCGACGGTTTTGAAATCTTCGGCCAGGGAGTAAAATGCCAGAGCGAAAATGAAGCTCTGACCGAAGCTGGCGAGCGGGTGCATACCGGCAAAGCCGACGCCCCCAACGCCGAGTTCGCCCGGAACTTCACGAAACATTACCCGGACCTGGCCGTTCGCTACCCGATCTACGCCGAGCTGCAGAACATCTTTGACCTGGCGCTCGTCGCCGCCCTGATCAAAGGGGAAGATCTGGCGGGACGCGTTCACTGGGAGATGGCCTGGCTGGCTCCGCGGGAGGAAACCTCGAACCAGTTCCAACTGACCCTGGGACGGGCCGTGAAAGAAGTCGAAACCGTCGCCAACTATCGGGTGATCGATCGAAAACATATCACGGCCGGCGCCAGCGGCGGCGTGACCGTTCGCGCCCGCGGAGTGTTCAAGCAGGGCTTTGTGAAACGCGACGACAGCCAGAACGTGATCGCCCGTCGTTCCGAGTCCGCTCCCAAATCACTGACCGCCCGCGCCTGGTGGTGGGACTAA
- a CDS encoding PDZ domain-containing protein, with protein MSCSQSKIIGPGFACAAVLGAWLLALPAIAAEEQPKEPVAEAAPDVDPAPTDAPGYWLGVACVAQIDAPGVSLMHVVPDSPADQAGLQPGDILLQLGDQQLNTVRDLVDAVAGLQGNKATLQYSRQGEPQKVEMQPVQRPAQADLPGLDHARMETWRRARELANNFAGPNQGRRLFLHPGMMLPPPAVFGALPEGVEIRIEGRGQEPARIVITDGDKTYETTADKLHELPPAASQLFFGQPALPLTDDALPAPELRFHRFRWSPPPGPSDEAVDELREQVEALRSAVEKLQQPPSPKND; from the coding sequence ATGTCCTGCAGTCAATCGAAAATAATCGGTCCGGGCTTCGCCTGTGCGGCGGTGCTTGGCGCCTGGTTGCTGGCTCTGCCGGCAATCGCCGCGGAAGAACAGCCCAAGGAGCCCGTGGCAGAAGCGGCGCCGGATGTGGATCCCGCACCCACGGACGCCCCCGGTTACTGGCTCGGCGTGGCCTGCGTCGCGCAGATCGACGCCCCCGGAGTGAGCCTGATGCATGTGGTGCCGGACTCGCCAGCCGACCAGGCCGGTCTGCAGCCGGGCGATATCCTGCTGCAGCTGGGAGACCAGCAGCTGAATACGGTCCGCGATCTGGTCGATGCCGTCGCCGGCCTCCAAGGGAACAAAGCAACGCTGCAGTACTCCCGGCAAGGCGAGCCGCAAAAGGTGGAAATGCAGCCCGTGCAGCGTCCGGCCCAGGCCGATCTGCCTGGCCTGGATCACGCCCGGATGGAAACATGGCGTCGGGCCCGCGAGCTGGCGAACAACTTTGCCGGCCCCAACCAGGGACGACGCTTGTTCCTGCACCCGGGAATGATGCTGCCGCCGCCTGCGGTTTTCGGGGCGTTGCCGGAAGGGGTGGAGATTCGCATTGAAGGCCGCGGCCAGGAGCCGGCCCGGATTGTGATTACCGACGGCGATAAAACCTACGAAACGACCGCCGATAAACTGCACGAATTGCCGCCCGCGGCGAGCCAGCTGTTCTTTGGCCAGCCCGCGTTGCCGCTGACGGACGACGCCTTGCCGGCGCCCGAGCTTCGCTTCCATCGCTTCCGCTGGAGCCCGCCGCCGGGCCCGTCGGACGAGGCCGTCGACGAACTGCGGGAGCAAGTCGAGGCGTTGCGATCCGCCGTCGAGAAACTCCAGCAGCCCCCTTCGCCGAAAAACGACTAA
- a CDS encoding RNA polymerase sigma factor, with product MTALPPARPSSNEAAGAPRPVDWRRVLLENERWLRTILFARLNNADEVREVLQEVALAAVRSQSPPEDPEKYPPWLYRLAVRQALLYRRKRGRSRNLTQRFGELKQPSESDSRDPDPLEWLLADERRQRVREAMSRLRQRDAEMLMLKYVENWSYRQIAAQLGVSESAVEARLHRARGRLREELATLEITETNL from the coding sequence ATGACAGCTTTACCTCCCGCACGACCGTCGTCGAACGAGGCCGCAGGCGCTCCGCGTCCGGTGGACTGGCGGCGCGTGCTCCTGGAGAACGAACGCTGGCTGCGGACGATTTTATTCGCCCGCCTGAATAACGCCGACGAGGTTCGCGAGGTCCTGCAGGAGGTGGCCCTGGCCGCCGTGCGGAGCCAATCGCCGCCCGAAGATCCTGAAAAATACCCGCCCTGGCTGTATCGCCTGGCGGTGCGTCAGGCGCTGTTGTACCGCCGCAAGCGGGGCCGCAGCAGGAACCTGACGCAGCGTTTTGGCGAGCTGAAGCAGCCAAGCGAAAGCGATAGCCGGGACCCCGATCCGCTGGAATGGTTGCTGGCCGACGAACGGCGGCAACGGGTTCGTGAAGCGATGTCCCGGCTTCGTCAGCGGGACGCAGAAATGCTGATGCTGAAGTATGTGGAGAACTGGAGTTATCGCCAGATTGCCGCCCAGCTGGGCGTGAGCGAAAGCGCGGTCGAAGCTCGCCTGCATCGAGCCCGCGGCCGGCTTCGCGAGGAACTGGCGACCCTGGAAATTACCGAGACCAATCTATGA